The DNA region TATGTAGCTGTTACCCGGGCTGAAAAACGGGTTACCTTATCATATGCCGAAAGTCGTTATCGCTGGGGCAACCTGACCATGAATGAACCCAGCCGGTTTCTTGAAGAAATTGATGAAATGTATCTTGAAAAAACAACACGCAGGGTGCAGCCAAAACCCATGGCTTCGTCGCCCGTAATGCAGAAAGCACCGGTTTTTATCAAGAAAAACATGAAAAAAGTTTCTGAAGCGGGACCAGGCTCTGAAAAAAACTTTGACACTCCGATTGAAAAAATTCAACCGGGTGTTGAAGTTGAACATGAACGTTTTGGCAAAGGCAAAGTACTGAGTATTGAAGGAAATGGCTCCAACATCAAAGCCACGGTTTTCTTTGCACTTGTTGGACAGAAGCAGTTGTTGCTCAAATTTGCAAAACTCAGGCTGCTATAACCCGGCATAAATCAAAAAAAGACTGAAATGAACAGTCAATGCAAGCAGTTTTACATCAGCAAGCATCAGTCATATTGCCATGCCGGCCAGAATAATAGCCTAAAAAGAAAAGCTTTTTTAATCTGGCATATACTCTGATTCAAATATTTAGTATCTTTGCATCGGAAAGATTCATCCCCGTTATCTCCTGACTTTACATAACAGAAACCTCTTTATATTTTCAGCCACGGAACTGATGAATCGTTTTTATATTATAGGTAGTTGATATTAAACCATCTTATCCTGCCGGATTTTAAATCCTACGAATACGCATCAAAAAGATCTTTTCAGCACAACAAATTGATTTTATGGATTATAACAGCACGCGTGAAAAACTCATTATACCTGAGTACGGACGCAATGTACAGAAAATGGCAGCCTATGTCCTGACCATAGAAGATCGTGAAAAAAGGACCAACCTGGCCAAAGCTCTGGTAAATATTATGTCGCAATTACATCCCGATCAGCGCGACACAGCCGATTACAAAAGAAAATTATGGGATCATCTGCATATTATTTCAAATTATCAGCTTGATGTTGATGGCCCTTTTCCGGCACCTTCACCTGAAGAAAGGCAGGAAAAACCACAGCGTATCCCCTACCCGCAGGAAATTATCAGGTTCAGGCCTTATGGCAAGAATATTGCTAAAATCATTGAAAAAGCCTGCCTGTTTGAAGATGGCCCTGAAAAAGACGCCCTTGTTAAAAACATAGCCAACCATCTTAAAAAATCCTACCTCAACTGGAATCGCGACTCAGTGAATGACGAACTGATTACCGACCACCTGAAAGAGCTTTCGCACGGCAAACTGAAGCTGAGCGACGATATGCGCCTTGCGCACACCAACGATTTGCTTTCTAAAAATACAGAGCAAAGAAACGCCCCTTCCAATTCAAACAATAACCGCAAGAAAAAATTCAACCCCAGAAACGACAAGAACAGCAACTTCCGTGATATGCGGCACAGGAAAAAGAACTAACTTACCTGCCTTTTAAAGCAATCATTGTTGTTCATCTTATTTTCAGGAGGAATATGAGTTCGTTTATCATCAACGGAGGCAAAAAATTAGCCGGAGAAATCACCCCACAGGGAGCAAAAAACGAAGCGCTGCAAATTTTGTGCGCTGTTTTACTTACCAAAGAAACAGTTACAATCAGCAATGTTCCCGACATAAGGGATGTGAATAAACTGATTGAATTGCTGGGCGACATGGGTGTAAAAGTGGCAACCCAGGCCAAAGGGACTTATACCTTTAAAGCCGATGATGTAAACCTTGATTATTTAAAATCAGCTGATTTTCGTAAAAAAGGAGCCGGTTTGCGTGGCTCCATTATGCTGCTCGGGCCTCTGCTTGCCAGATTTGGCAAAGGCTACATTCCACATCCGGGAGGCGATAAAATAGGAAGGCGCAGACTTGACACTCATTTTATCGGACTGCAGAAACTGGGAGCACGTTTTGAGTCGGAAGGTACCAACAGCTTTTACAGCATCGACGCTTCTGAACTCAAAGGCTGCTATATGCTGCTTGACGAAGCATCGGTTACCGGCACAGCCAATGTGCTGATGGCCGCTGTTATGGCCAAAGGCAAAACCACCATTTTTAACGCAGCCTGCGAACCATACCTGGTACAACTGTGCCGTATGCTCAACCGCATGGGTGCCCAGATTTCAGGCGTAGGATCAAACCTGCTGACCATTGAAGGTGTTGACCAACTGAACGGAACAACACATACCATGCTGCCCGACATGATTGAAATTGGCAGTTTTATTGGTATGGCAGCCATGACAGGCTCAGCAATAACCATTAAAAACGTACAATACCAGGAATTGGGCATCATTCCTGAAGTATTTAGCCGACTGGGCATTGCCATGGAATTGCATGGAGACAACATCTACATTCCTGAACAGGAACATTACAAGGTAGAAACTTTTATGGATGGTTCAATCATGACCATCAGCGACGCCCCATGGCCCGGATTTACTCCCGACCTCATCAGTATAGCTCTGGTGGTAGCCACACAGGCACAAGGCAGCGTACTCATTCACCAGAAAATGTTTGAAAGCAGACTGTTTTTTGTTGACAAACTGATAGACATGGGCGCCCAGATTATTCTCTGCGATCCACACCGTGCTACAGTTATTGGCCTCGACAAACAGGTGCCGCTCAGGGGAATAACCATGTCGTCGCCCGACATCAGAGCCGGCGTTGCCCTGCTTATTGCAGCTCTATCTGCTAAAGGCAAAAGCCAGATTGACAACATTGAGCAGATTGACAGAGGATATGAAAACATTGACGGAAGACTTCGAGCACTGGGCGCTGACATAGAGCGGGTTGAAAATTAATTTAAAATAGCTGACAATTTGACGTTTTACCTTCGATGGCAAACAATTTGTATTGAAGGCTTGACTTTTATTGTTTCTGAATTTATCAAATGAAAATTTTTTCGAATATGACTAAACAGCACAAAAATAAGCCTGAAACAGACGTAAAAACAGAAAAAACCGGCAATGGCGAAGGCCAGGCCGAAACACAGGCAACTGACATAAATGCACCAACCGGAGAAAATGAACCGACAGAAGGTCAGGAAGAAAGTGCTGAGCAAAAAATTGCTGAGCTGAACAAAAAATATACAGAATTGAACGAAAAATATCTTCGTTTGTACTCCGAATTTGACAATTTCAGAAAAAGAGCGCTGAAAGAGCGCATTGAACTGAGCAAAACAGCAACAGAAGATGTGATTACCGAATTACTTCCTGTTCTTGACGATTTTGAAAGAGCCATTGTCTCTTTTGATAAAGCAGAAAAGATTGAGCCACTGAAAGAAGGAACAAACCTGATATACAACAAGTTTAAAAACACCTTGCAACAAAAAGGGCTTCAGGAAGCAGAAGCCATGGGACAGGTTTTTGACACTGATTTTCACGAAGCCATTGCCAATATACCATCTCCATCAGAAGATATGAAAAACAAAATTCTGGATGTAACGCAAAAAGGATATCTGCTGAATGGCAAAGTTATCAGGTTTGCAAAAGTTGTAGTTGGGAATTAAGGTTTTTCTGTCAGCCCTATCCTGTTAAACCAGGACTGGCGGCGGTTAAACAAATATTGAAAGCAATTTGTACAAAGGAAACACAAAGTGACAAAAAGAGATTATTACGAAATACTGGGCGTAACGCGCAATGCCAATGAGTCGGAAATCAAGAAGGCTTACCGGCAGATGGCTCTTAAATACCATCCTGACAAAAATCCGGGAAATAAGGAAGCCGAAGAGAAGTTTAAAGAAGCGGCTGAAGCATACGAAGTGCTGAGCAATGCTGAAAAACGCGCTCGTTACGATCAATTTGGGCACGACGGGCTTCGCAATGGCGGTGGCCAGGGAGGCTTTGGTGGCGGCATGAGCATGGACGACATCTTCAGCCAGTTTGGCGACATCTTTGGCAGTGCGTTTGGTGGCGGATTTGGCGGTTTCAGCAGTGGCGGATCGCGCCGCAGAGTAAATAAAGGAACCAACCTCAGGGTTAAAGTTAAGCTTACATTAGAAGAAATTGCTACGGGTGTTGAGAAAAAAATCAAAGTAAACAAATTGGTAGGTTGCAGCACCTGTAATGGAACTGGTGCAGCCGGAGGTTCTTCTTTCTCAACCTGCTCCCACTGCCGTGGAACAGGCCAGGTAACCAGAGTCACCAGCACCTTTCTGGGACAGATGCAAACTACCTCAACCTGCCCTTATTGTAACGGAGAAGGCCAAACCATTACCAACAAATGCACAACATGCGGCGGAAGCGGCACTACCAAAGGCGAAGAGGTTATCAGTCTGAATATTCCTGCCGGTGTTTCTGAAGGAATACAACTTTCGGTTGGCGGCAAAGGAAATGCTGCTCCCAGAGGTGGTGTTCCGGGTGATTTAATTGTTCAGATTGAAGAACTGCCTCATCCTGAACTTCTGCGTGACGGAAGCAATATCCTTTACGAACACTTTATCAGTTTCCCTGATGCAGCCATCGGCACATCAATTGAAATTCCGACTATTGACGGAAGAGTTAAAATAAAAATCGAACCCGGAACACAAGGGGGTAAAGTTCTTCGGCTAAAAGGCAAAGGAATTCCTTCACTGAATGGTTACGGCCGGGGCGACCAACTGATTAATATAAGTGTCTGGACTCCAAAGCACCTGAGCCGTCAGGAACAGGAATTACTTGAAAAACTCAAACAATCAGAAAACTTCAAACCACACCCCGGCGCAAAAGACAAATCGTTTTTTGACAGAATGAAAGAGTATTTTCAATAGATTTGCGTTAACATATAAACATTCAAAGGATGGTTTGTGTCACATAAATCATCCTTTTTTTTCACAAATTGCCGGTTTTGATTTCAGGAATTTTCAAATCAATTTTGTGATGATGAATTTCGCCTGAAATCGAAACACCAGCTTAAAAGGATTATTTCAACCATTCAATTGATTCGCATTCATCAATCAACCCATTTAATATCAGCCAGGCTATGTCTTATTTTTCAGCCAAAAACATAACCAAGAGATATGCCAACCACACGGCATTGTCCAATGTGAGCATCGAGGTTCCCGAGCAATCTATTTTCGGTCTTTTGGGCCCTAACGGAGCAGGAAAAACTTCGTTGATTCGGATTATAAATCAGATAACAGGCCCCGATGAAGGAGAAGTATTTTTCGGAAGCGAAAAACTTGCTCCGCATCACATCAATAAAATAGGATATCTGCCCGAAGAACGCGGATTGTACAAAAAAATGAAAGTTGGCGAGCAGGCTCTTTACCTTGCTCAGCTCAAAGGCGTTAGCAAGGCCGATGCTCTTAAACGACTAAAATACTGGTTTGAAAAATTTGAAATCCAAACCTGGTGGAACAGGAAAGTGGAAGAGCTCTCCAAAGGAATGCAGCAGAAAGTACAATTCATTGTTACGATCATTCATGAGCCATCCTTGCTCATTTTTGATGAACCATTCAGCGGTTTCGACCCCATCAATGTAAATCTGCTGAAAGAAGAGATCCTTAACTTGCGAAATAACGGAGCAACCATTATTTTTTCAACCCACAACATGGCCTCAGTTGAAGAATTATGCGACAATATTGCACTGATAAACAATTCGCACAAAATACTGGAAGGCAAGGTCAAAGACATTAAAAAGACTTATAAGACAAATACTTTTTCGTTGGAATATGATGGCTTTGCAGGCTCACTCAAATCCATTCTTCCTCAGGATTTCAAACTATTAGAGGAAGTTCAGGACGATGAATTATTCAGGGTAGCAGTACAATTGCCCAAAGGCACCAGCCAGAATCAGCTTATCAACGCAGTGCTTCCGCACATCAACCTGCATTCATTCAACGAAATTATTCCAAAGATGAATGAAATTTTCATCGAAACAGTGAATTCTTCCATCAATCATTCAGCTAACACTCAAAATAACCAGGCATGAACAGGACGATACTTGTCATCAAACGCGAATACCTGTCTCGGGTTCAGAAAAAATCTTTTATCATCATGACCATTCTGGGGCCCATTTTAATGGCAGCCCTGTTTATTGTGCCGGCCTACCTGGCACAAATGTCGGATGAAACCAAACAGGTTGCCATTCTTGATGAAACAGGATGGTTTATTAATAAATTTGAGAATTCCGACAATTTCACTTTCGAATACGTAGTTGAAGATTTAGAAACAGCCAAATTAAATCTTTCAGCCAGTAAAGGCTATGCATTGCTTTATATACCGCGCCCATCGGCCAGTATTCCATCAGCAGCGGTGGTTTACAGCGAAAAACAGGTAAGCCTCGACTTAAAAAGTTACATTAAAAATGTAATGTCAAAAGAGGTTGAGAATCAAAAACTTGGCGCTGAAATTCTAAAGGAAATCAACAGAGTAAATCCTCAATATAAAGCATCAGATGCCGACTCAATTGCCAAAGAAAGCCGCATTAGTGAGGAAATACTGAAAAATATCAAAACCAACATTACTCTGACCTCCATTCAAATGGGCGAAGAAGGTACAGAAAAGAAAAGCTTCACAGAAGTAAGCATGGGTGTGGGTATGTTTGCGGGCATCCTTATTTACTTCTTTATCTTTCTTTTCGGTGCACAGGTAATGCGTGGTGTGATAGAAGAAAAGGTAAGCCGCATTGTAGAAGTGATTGTTTCGTCGGTCAAACCATTTCAGTTAATGATGGGAAAGATCGTTGGTGTAGCGCTCGTTGGACTTACTCAGTTCATGCTCTGGGTTGTTTTAACACTTGCACTGGTTACAGTTTTTCAAACCATCATGCCTGATAAAATAAAACAGGCCAACGCCACTGAAGCTTTTAATCCGGGAACGAGAATCCCGGCCGACGCCAACACTGCAATTATTACCGAAGAAACTGAAAATCAGGATGGGTTATCCCGGATTATGGAGGCCCTGGGCTCTATTAATTATGGAGTAATGATTGGTTCTTTTATATTTTATTTCCTGGGAGGATATCTCCTTTACGGCGCCATGTTTGCCGCCATCGGGGCTGCTGTTGACAACGAAACAG from Lentimicrobiaceae bacterium includes:
- a CDS encoding DUF4290 domain-containing protein; amino-acid sequence: MDYNSTREKLIIPEYGRNVQKMAAYVLTIEDREKRTNLAKALVNIMSQLHPDQRDTADYKRKLWDHLHIISNYQLDVDGPFPAPSPEERQEKPQRIPYPQEIIRFRPYGKNIAKIIEKACLFEDGPEKDALVKNIANHLKKSYLNWNRDSVNDELITDHLKELSHGKLKLSDDMRLAHTNDLLSKNTEQRNAPSNSNNNRKKKFNPRNDKNSNFRDMRHRKKN
- the murA gene encoding UDP-N-acetylglucosamine 1-carboxyvinyltransferase, yielding MSSFIINGGKKLAGEITPQGAKNEALQILCAVLLTKETVTISNVPDIRDVNKLIELLGDMGVKVATQAKGTYTFKADDVNLDYLKSADFRKKGAGLRGSIMLLGPLLARFGKGYIPHPGGDKIGRRRLDTHFIGLQKLGARFESEGTNSFYSIDASELKGCYMLLDEASVTGTANVLMAAVMAKGKTTIFNAACEPYLVQLCRMLNRMGAQISGVGSNLLTIEGVDQLNGTTHTMLPDMIEIGSFIGMAAMTGSAITIKNVQYQELGIIPEVFSRLGIAMELHGDNIYIPEQEHYKVETFMDGSIMTISDAPWPGFTPDLISIALVVATQAQGSVLIHQKMFESRLFFVDKLIDMGAQIILCDPHRATVIGLDKQVPLRGITMSSPDIRAGVALLIAALSAKGKSQIDNIEQIDRGYENIDGRLRALGADIERVEN
- a CDS encoding nucleotide exchange factor GrpE, producing the protein MTKQHKNKPETDVKTEKTGNGEGQAETQATDINAPTGENEPTEGQEESAEQKIAELNKKYTELNEKYLRLYSEFDNFRKRALKERIELSKTATEDVITELLPVLDDFERAIVSFDKAEKIEPLKEGTNLIYNKFKNTLQQKGLQEAEAMGQVFDTDFHEAIANIPSPSEDMKNKILDVTQKGYLLNGKVIRFAKVVVGN
- the dnaJ gene encoding molecular chaperone DnaJ, which translates into the protein MTKRDYYEILGVTRNANESEIKKAYRQMALKYHPDKNPGNKEAEEKFKEAAEAYEVLSNAEKRARYDQFGHDGLRNGGGQGGFGGGMSMDDIFSQFGDIFGSAFGGGFGGFSSGGSRRRVNKGTNLRVKVKLTLEEIATGVEKKIKVNKLVGCSTCNGTGAAGGSSFSTCSHCRGTGQVTRVTSTFLGQMQTTSTCPYCNGEGQTITNKCTTCGGSGTTKGEEVISLNIPAGVSEGIQLSVGGKGNAAPRGGVPGDLIVQIEELPHPELLRDGSNILYEHFISFPDAAIGTSIEIPTIDGRVKIKIEPGTQGGKVLRLKGKGIPSLNGYGRGDQLINISVWTPKHLSRQEQELLEKLKQSENFKPHPGAKDKSFFDRMKEYFQ
- a CDS encoding ATP-binding cassette domain-containing protein, whose translation is MSYFSAKNITKRYANHTALSNVSIEVPEQSIFGLLGPNGAGKTSLIRIINQITGPDEGEVFFGSEKLAPHHINKIGYLPEERGLYKKMKVGEQALYLAQLKGVSKADALKRLKYWFEKFEIQTWWNRKVEELSKGMQQKVQFIVTIIHEPSLLIFDEPFSGFDPINVNLLKEEILNLRNNGATIIFSTHNMASVEELCDNIALINNSHKILEGKVKDIKKTYKTNTFSLEYDGFAGSLKSILPQDFKLLEEVQDDELFRVAVQLPKGTSQNQLINAVLPHINLHSFNEIIPKMNEIFIETVNSSINHSANTQNNQA
- a CDS encoding ABC transporter permease, translated to MNRTILVIKREYLSRVQKKSFIIMTILGPILMAALFIVPAYLAQMSDETKQVAILDETGWFINKFENSDNFTFEYVVEDLETAKLNLSASKGYALLYIPRPSASIPSAAVVYSEKQVSLDLKSYIKNVMSKEVENQKLGAEILKEINRVNPQYKASDADSIAKESRISEEILKNIKTNITLTSIQMGEEGTEKKSFTEVSMGVGMFAGILIYFFIFLFGAQVMRGVIEEKVSRIVEVIVSSVKPFQLMMGKIVGVALVGLTQFMLWVVLTLALVTVFQTIMPDKIKQANATEAFNPGTRIPADANTAIITEETENQDGLSRIMEALGSINYGVMIGSFIFYFLGGYLLYGAMFAAIGAAVDNETDTQQFMMPVTIPLILSIVMAQFVINNPEGPVAFWFSMIPFTSPIIMMVRIPFGVPYWELALSMVILTITFIGSVWLAGRIYRTGILMYGKKVSWGEMWKWLFYKG